A single window of Montipora capricornis isolate CH-2021 chromosome 14, ASM3666992v2, whole genome shotgun sequence DNA harbors:
- the LOC138032296 gene encoding F-box only protein 10-like, with translation MPEKESLLPLELWRVILKHLSVRDLCRCSQVCQEWRELVKSLDSTRWKELFLASKRWKHPNWPNYTQKEPSSWKDTYKMHYLASKQWVNHSVEVRCAPCVYLFKRKLERRRVLRVGPGREFHTIKSAISAAAPFDCIVLQPGVYDEQHVLSVKFPIEVCGEGELGDVLVQIAIEQQASSLRIQNIILQPGPQRSQTSLPVILKVGTGHVQLDNCFIEHGHIQVSSPGSIVIRYCTFNSAFVTLRSVGFSRIENCLFSTDETSAVVIEGLPPVTRQRPISRPVDDWMVSNGINSLGLEDLYDLSVINADANAKNGVKLIPGKGVGPRNEIFPVIPVKSSECQMRTNSDSQVTAFTSDLRQSKSTLGIGCQTQRHYLDTQCRDVIRSLHGCIIRNNCFGVGKGAVLVRRRGHAWIEGNEISCLSHGIRCLTGAKVVILNNRIHDCSTSGIFFRERSTGLVAGNHIYTNKEAGVDIRSGSDPIVQHNHIHNGKRSGVVILDRGKGIIRDNDIYDNKEAGVYILYRGNPVVKHNRIWSGHAAGVAVTEEGKGHILYNDIYGMEWGGVDIRNGGNPVVSNNWIRDGHADGIVIGEGGKGIIMDNDIRGNSGCGVWILTVSKPLIYGNRITDCGDSGVALVSNSDLHHDNQQLNSQFLQSEQEEQPLQPLFFDEDLSSTSNLDDHEQSIELNGLRPDKNYASVDNNAIFNNAGHGIHFSGSEGLLIRGNNLHNNEGCGIKIAKPAEIVIQDNSICRNRSSGVSIEIACCANVSGNGIYGNQKHGIVVSGKGLIKENDVFCNALNGVELRGPGDPYITRNRIQSTDHYGLNILENGRGYVDSNEIYQCNITALYQHPDSTVLVINNRIIPVNIKDGRKVCIINEGTNDCRHDPVGLDLDSPPRPLLPNKENQFPRPLVSRMSMSSSGNGHIVTGLTACRGRSRFCVIS, from the exons ATGCCGGAAAAAGAATCTTTGCTGCCATTAGAGCTATGGCGAGTTATATTGAAGCATCTTTCCGTTAGAGATCTCTGTagatgttcacaagtttgtcaAGAATGGAGGGAATTGGTCAAGAGCTTAGATTCAACGCGTTGGAAAGAACTCTTCTTGGCCTCCAAGAGATGGAAGCACCCAAATTGGCCGAACTACACACAGAAAGAACCATCTTCATGGAAAGATACTTACAAGATGCATTATTTGGCTTCAAAACAATGGGTGAACCATAGCGTAGAAGTTCGCTGCGCGCCCtgtgtttatttattcaagaGAAAATTAGAACGTCGAAGGGTTTTGCGTGTCGGACCGGGAAGGGAATTTCACACCATCAAAAGCGCCATTTCGGCAGCCGCTCCGtttgattgcattgttcttcAACCCGGAGTCTATGATGAGCAACATGTTTTAAGCGTGAAATTTCCAATCGAAGTATGTGGCGAAGGTGAATTGGGAGATGTGCTTGTTCAAATAGCCATAGAACAGCAAGCTTCTTCCTTACGAATTCAAAACATTATTCTTCAACCTGGTCCCCAGCGATCGCAAACTTCGCTTCCTGTCATTTTGAAG GTTGGCACTGGACATGTTCAACTTGATAACTGTTTTATCGAGCATGGACACATTCAAGTATCATCTCCAGGCAGCATCGTCATTCGTTACTGCACGTTCAATAGTGCTTTCGTTACATTACGATCTGTTGGCTTCAGCAGGATTGAAAACTGTCTGTTTAGTACAGATGAAACATCAGCTGTTGTCATTGAAGGCCTACCTCCAGTCACAAGGCAAAGACCAATTTCCAGACCTGTGGATGATTGGATGGTATCCAATGGTATTAATTCACTGGGACTGGAAGATTTGTATGACCTATCTGTAATTAATGCTGATGCTAATGCAAAGAATGGTGTAAAGCTGATCCCTGGTAAAGGTGTAGGCCCTCGGAATGAGATTTTTCCTGTGATACCAGTCAAGTCGTCTGAATGCCAAATGAGAACAAACAGTGACAGCCAAGTTACTGCTTTCACAAGTGATCTGCGACAATCTAAGAGTACACTTGGAATTGGTTGTCAGACACAAAGGCATTATCTTGATACCCAATGTCGTGATGTCATCAGATCCCTACACGGATGTATAATTAGAAACAATTGCTTTGGTGTTGGTAAAGGAGCGGTGCTTGTTCGCCGAAGAGGACATGCATGGATTGAGGGAAATGAAATAAGCTGCTTATCCCATGGTATTCGGTGCCTTACAGGTGCTAAAGTTGTTATTCTGAATAACAGAATTCACGATTGCAGTACATCAGGGATTTTTTTCAGAGAGAGGTCCACAGGCTTGGTGGCTGGAAATCATATTTATACCAACAAGGAAGCTGGAGTAGACATTCGTAGTGGTTCGGACCCAATAGTACAGCACAATCACATTCACAATGGAAAACGTTCGGGGGTGGTTATTTTGGATCGCGGTAAAGGAATAATTAGAGACAATGACATTTATGACAATAAGGAGGCTGGAGTCTACATCCTGTACCGTGGAAACCCAGTTGTCAA ACACAACAGGATCTGGTCAGGCCATGCAGCTGGAGTTGCAGTGACAGAAGAAGGCAAGGGTCACATTCTTTACAATGACATCTACGGAATGGAATGGGGTGGTGTGGACATCAGAAATGGTGGGAATCCTGTGGTGTCTAACAATTGGATCAGAGATGGCCATGCTGATGGCATTGTCATTGGAGAGGGTGGAAAAGGAATTATCATGGATAACGACATCAGAG GTAATAGTGGCTGTGGTGTGTGGATCCTCACAGTCTCCAAGCCACTTATCTATGGAAACAGAATTACTGACTGTGGAGACAGTGGAGTGGCACTGgttagcaacagtgatcttcaCCATGACAACCAACAGCTCAACTCTCAGTTTTTGCAGTCAGAGCAAGAG GAACAGCCACTGCAGCCTTTATTCTTTGATGAAGATTTGTCTTCCACATCAAATTTGGATGACCATGAACAGTCAATTGAACTTAATG GCCTTCGACCGGACAAGAACTATGCTTCTGTGGATAACAACGCAATCTTCAATAATGCAGGGCATGGAATCCATTTTTCTGGAAGTGAAGGTTTGCTAATCCGTGGTAACAATTTGCACAACAACGAAGGCTGTGGCATCAAAATTGCTAAGCCAGCGGAGATTGTTATCCAAGATAACAGCATCTGTAGAAACAGAAGCTCAGGTGTCAGCATCGAAATAGCCTGCTGTGCTAATGTCAGCGGCAATGGTATCTATGGCAATCAAAAACATGGGATCGTTGTGTCTGGAAAGGGTCTAATCAAGGAAAATGATGTGTTTTGCAATGCATTAAATGGCGTTGAACTGCGTGGTCCAGGAGACCCTTACATAACACGAAACAGGATTCAATCTACGGACCATTACGGATTGAATATTCTAGAAAATGGCCGTGGCTATGTTGACAGTAATGAAATTTACCAGTGCAACATAACAGCTTTATATCAACACCCTGACAGCACAGTTTTAGTGATAAACAATCGTATTATACCAGTGAACATCAAAGATGGTCGCAAGGTTTGTATCATCAATGAAGGTACAAATGACTGCAGGCATGACCCAGTGGGCCTGGATCTAGACTCGCCTCCTCGTCCTTTACTTCCAAATAAAGAGAACCAATTTCCTCGACCTCTGGTGTCCCGGATGTCAATGTCGTCATCAGGAAATGGTCACATTGTGACGGGCCTAACAGCTTGCCGTGGACGGAGTCGATTTTGTGTTATTTCTTGA